The following are encoded in a window of Pseudobdellovibrionaceae bacterium genomic DNA:
- the rfbB gene encoding dTDP-glucose 4,6-dehydratase, with the protein MGRCLLVTGGAGFIGSQFVRIALDNGYRVINFDALTYAGHLANLNDVEKHPEYCFIHADIRDRGGLRAAMADHHPDGIVHFAAESHVDNSIHGPQVFLETNIMGTFSLLETAREYSKLSKKAFRFLHVSTDEVFGELGPTGKFSETTAYSPNSPYSASKASSDHLVRAWHHTYGLETIITNCSNNYGPRQFPEKLIPRMILNAIEGKPLPIYGKGENIRDWIHVEDHARGVLQAFENGQSGQTYCLGGNSERKNVEVVHSICEILDRKMARADGRSYKTQIEFVSDRLGHDFRYAIDDRKAANEIGFKRRFDQFEDGLASTIDWYLKADEWLAKLRSRNSAK; encoded by the coding sequence ATGGGGCGTTGCCTACTTGTGACCGGTGGAGCCGGCTTTATTGGAAGTCAATTCGTTCGCATTGCCTTAGACAATGGATATCGGGTCATCAATTTCGACGCGCTGACTTATGCTGGGCATCTCGCGAATCTGAACGACGTTGAGAAGCATCCCGAGTACTGTTTCATTCACGCCGACATTCGCGATCGCGGCGGACTGCGCGCAGCAATGGCTGATCATCATCCCGATGGGATCGTTCATTTCGCGGCGGAGAGCCATGTGGACAACTCGATCCATGGTCCTCAGGTTTTCCTCGAAACGAATATCATGGGTACGTTTTCACTTCTCGAGACCGCACGCGAATACTCAAAGCTCTCGAAAAAAGCGTTTCGCTTTCTTCATGTGTCAACCGATGAGGTCTTCGGAGAACTCGGGCCGACCGGAAAGTTCTCTGAGACCACCGCCTATTCACCGAACTCTCCTTATTCCGCGAGCAAGGCGAGCTCGGATCATCTCGTGCGGGCTTGGCATCACACCTATGGTCTCGAGACGATCATCACAAATTGCTCGAACAACTACGGTCCAAGGCAATTCCCCGAAAAGCTGATCCCCCGAATGATTCTTAATGCGATTGAAGGAAAGCCGCTGCCGATCTATGGAAAAGGGGAAAACATTCGCGACTGGATTCACGTTGAAGACCATGCTCGCGGAGTCCTGCAAGCCTTCGAGAACGGTCAAAGTGGCCAAACCTACTGCCTGGGCGGCAACTCCGAACGCAAAAACGTCGAAGTGGTCCACTCGATTTGCGAAATTCTGGACCGAAAAATGGCCCGGGCTGACGGCAGAAGCTACAAAACGCAAATTGAGTTCGTCTCTGATCGACTAGGCCACGACTTCCGCTACGCAATCGACGATCGCAAAGCGGCGAATGAGATCGGCTTCAAACGACGTTTCGACCAATTCGAAGATGGTCTTGCCTCAACCATCGACTGGTACCTGAAAGCCGATGAGTGGCTGGCAAAGCTTCGCTCAAGGAACTCGGCGAAATGA
- the rfbA gene encoding glucose-1-phosphate thymidylyltransferase RfbA, translating into MKGILLAGGSGTRLAPLTDSVSKQLLPVYDKPVIYYPLATLMMAGIREVVLISTPRDLPLIQSLLGSGEQLGMKFHYREQAKPEGIAQAFHLAEDDLKGSPVCLVLGDNLFYGHDLPTKLRNASKLSKGADVFASHVSDPERYGVVEFDKSWKALSVEEKPKVPKSNWAVTGLYFYDEKVFDYARQIKPSARGELEITDVNRIYLEKGQLQVTTLGRGFAWLDTGTFDSLLQASQFVQTIEARQGMKICCIEEIAYTQGFIDKAQLLKIADKYSKNGYGDYLRRISADSGLG; encoded by the coding sequence TTGAAAGGAATATTGCTCGCTGGAGGATCAGGAACGCGCTTGGCTCCGTTGACGGATTCCGTTAGCAAACAGCTGTTGCCCGTTTACGATAAACCCGTCATTTATTATCCGCTAGCCACCCTGATGATGGCGGGGATACGCGAGGTCGTTTTAATATCGACGCCTCGCGATCTGCCACTGATCCAGAGCCTGCTCGGGAGTGGTGAGCAATTGGGCATGAAGTTTCACTATCGAGAGCAAGCTAAACCTGAAGGTATTGCCCAGGCGTTTCACCTTGCTGAAGATGACCTCAAGGGCTCTCCAGTGTGTCTCGTGTTGGGTGACAACCTTTTCTATGGACATGACCTGCCGACGAAGCTTCGGAATGCCTCTAAATTGAGCAAAGGCGCCGACGTTTTCGCCAGCCATGTGAGTGATCCTGAGCGTTACGGAGTCGTCGAATTCGACAAGTCGTGGAAGGCATTGAGTGTCGAAGAAAAACCCAAAGTTCCGAAGTCAAACTGGGCAGTCACGGGACTTTATTTCTACGACGAGAAGGTTTTCGATTACGCCCGTCAGATCAAACCCTCGGCTCGTGGCGAGCTTGAAATCACCGACGTCAACCGGATCTACCTCGAAAAAGGTCAGCTCCAGGTGACGACGCTTGGCCGCGGTTTCGCGTGGCTCGACACCGGCACCTTCGACTCTCTTTTGCAAGCAAGCCAATTTGTGCAAACGATTGAAGCACGCCAAGGGATGAAGATCTGCTGTATCGAAGAAATCGCCTACACTCAGGGGTTCATCGACAAAGCTCAGCTTCTCAAGATCGCAGATAAGTATTCCAAAAATGGCTACGGTGACTATCTGAGGAGAATCTCGGCCGATTCGGGATTGGGCTGA
- a CDS encoding HAD family hydrolase — protein MPSPISAHLLDDLKRDCPELIPVLVTLWTKGHLGVDGGSLTGEELRWLIEHFPDVVVHENPEISVPRDPRSSVILGVSHELDNVDRFSPAHSLKLPIRDPEFRNRASAMLKRIAENEPTRIATPKLGPEPRTLPSAQPIAALFLDRDGTIIDLVPYITDPAAVVLKDGIVPLIRWARGRGMMVVCVTNQSGIGRGWYTWEQFDAVQSRMDELLAAEGVHLDATFAAGYFPDSAFVEGLVAPGLRKPSPGMLTWAASRLNLDLSRSVMIGDSDVDVEAGQRAGCLGAFKITPDLELTEILKQVESLTDR, from the coding sequence ATGCCATCCCCGATCTCGGCGCACCTTCTTGACGACCTGAAGCGTGACTGTCCCGAGCTCATTCCAGTTTTAGTCACGCTATGGACAAAAGGCCACCTCGGTGTCGATGGTGGAAGTCTCACGGGCGAGGAGCTCCGTTGGCTGATCGAGCATTTTCCCGACGTCGTTGTGCATGAAAATCCCGAAATTTCGGTGCCGCGCGATCCGAGAAGTAGCGTCATTCTTGGAGTATCCCATGAGCTTGATAACGTCGATCGCTTCTCTCCAGCCCATTCTTTGAAGTTGCCAATTCGGGATCCCGAATTTCGGAACAGAGCGAGCGCGATGCTGAAGCGAATTGCCGAGAATGAGCCTACCCGAATTGCGACGCCAAAGCTTGGACCCGAGCCAAGAACGCTTCCGTCTGCTCAGCCGATCGCGGCTCTCTTTTTGGATCGTGACGGCACGATTATCGATCTGGTTCCCTACATTACGGATCCTGCCGCCGTGGTCCTCAAAGACGGAATTGTACCGTTGATTCGCTGGGCGAGGGGCCGGGGTATGATGGTCGTCTGCGTGACGAATCAGTCCGGTATCGGTCGAGGATGGTACACTTGGGAACAGTTCGATGCGGTCCAATCGCGAATGGATGAGTTGCTGGCCGCCGAAGGTGTCCATTTAGATGCAACCTTCGCCGCAGGATATTTTCCGGATTCCGCCTTCGTCGAGGGGCTGGTCGCGCCGGGACTGCGCAAGCCCTCACCGGGAATGCTAACCTGGGCAGCATCACGGCTGAACTTGGATCTTTCGCGTTCGGTGATGATCGGCGACTCCGATGTGGACGTGGAGGCGGGCCAGCGTGCTGGTTGCCTAGGAGCTTTCAAAATCACTCCCGATTTGGAACTCACGGAGATTCTAAAGCAGGTTGAGAGCCTTACCGACAGATAG
- a CDS encoding glycosyltransferase family 9 protein: protein MASVLPRLSDNETICRMQDAETQTMTAAPTGKRVLFVKLGAIGDVIMALPLSRSLARQGVEVTWVCGQSLEPLVRTFSDAQIIETINDRKLFAGNLTAKLTVFVQVFLRFLGRRYDEVLIGHADPRYRLLFKGVRGPVFSFGSHLGGNRIPTGTRHHSYEYLKLATREDSSMAPDPKQFMPRPLKVWKGQGSKVIAFAPGGARNLLADDRLRRWPITHYRKLAEELLANGFDVQIFGAPTDAWVMQSFQGLNVKNRIGELDLLGFVGALSEVEALVTHDSGPLHIGGLAGVPVFGLFGPTEGSWRFPIGNRGRILQLAEKLPCQPCYDGKNFAPCSDNRCLSAISPHRVFEEIQQTLART, encoded by the coding sequence ATGGCTTCGGTCTTGCCTCGTCTCTCGGACAATGAAACCATTTGCCGCATGCAAGACGCTGAAACCCAAACAATGACTGCCGCGCCAACGGGCAAACGCGTGCTTTTCGTGAAGCTGGGGGCGATCGGCGACGTCATCATGGCGCTCCCCCTTTCACGCAGTCTTGCCCGGCAAGGCGTTGAGGTGACTTGGGTTTGCGGTCAATCCTTGGAACCGCTCGTACGTACTTTTTCTGACGCTCAAATCATTGAAACCATCAATGATCGAAAACTTTTTGCAGGCAACCTGACGGCGAAGCTGACCGTGTTCGTGCAGGTTTTTCTTCGATTCCTGGGGCGCCGATATGATGAAGTCCTCATCGGACATGCAGATCCGCGCTATCGTCTTCTCTTCAAAGGGGTTCGTGGTCCCGTTTTTAGCTTCGGGAGTCATCTTGGAGGGAATCGGATCCCAACCGGGACGAGGCACCATTCCTACGAATACCTGAAACTGGCGACACGTGAAGATTCAAGCATGGCGCCGGATCCCAAACAATTTATGCCCAGGCCCCTGAAGGTCTGGAAAGGTCAGGGTTCGAAAGTGATCGCGTTCGCTCCTGGTGGAGCGCGAAATCTCCTTGCCGATGATCGCCTTCGTCGCTGGCCGATCACGCACTACCGTAAGCTTGCTGAAGAACTCCTCGCGAATGGTTTCGACGTTCAAATCTTTGGAGCTCCGACCGACGCATGGGTGATGCAGAGTTTCCAAGGACTGAATGTGAAAAATCGCATCGGCGAGTTGGATCTTCTCGGATTCGTCGGTGCACTCAGCGAAGTTGAAGCTCTCGTGACGCACGACTCAGGCCCCCTGCACATCGGTGGACTGGCCGGCGTTCCCGTTTTTGGCCTCTTCGGTCCCACCGAGGGAAGCTGGCGTTTTCCGATTGGTAACCGTGGGCGCATCCTACAGCTCGCCGAAAAGCTTCCGTGTCAGCCCTGCTATGATGGCAAGAACTTCGCCCCTTGTAGCGACAACCGCTGCTTAAGTGCGATTTCGCCCCATCGCGTATTCGAAGAGATTCAACAAACGCTTGCTCGTACCTGA
- a CDS encoding fatty acid cis/trans isomerase, whose amino-acid sequence MMSVFVLWALGFSAVAGAQTPATVPASYFHDHIQPIFNARCISCHSCYESPCQMNLQSYAGTQRGANLLSVYQGDRLQEMAPTRMFEDAKDTREWREKEFFDVLAHGEKSVFWRLIEIAKKRTSYPSLTVRENTMCVRTERDVFALEKSHPEFAMPYALPALTADEELKIKTWLKAGAPGEIETLQLKGLSPKELKIVRDWEAYLNAKDLKSRLVARYLFEHLFLARFAFPGKHSGYLKLARSSTGCTTAITPVRARQPNDDPGVKEWHYCFYEDVGATVAKKHIPYEISEKKLDWIKRNFAQEKWTAREFPSFAREVSGNPFVAFREIPVAARYRFLLEDARYHIMTFIKGPVCNGSVAVNVIREQFFVFFIDPAKDVMLLDPEFAQESERLLLLPGNLDARLGLVRAFKDFQAITELRNRYRQLKARQLEKRFPKGLDLSHIWNGEGENPNALLTVFRHDDNAEVVFGAKGDLPRTVFMLDYSIFERLVYNLVVNFDVFGDVKHQAMTRLYMDLIRMEAENNYLDFLPPEERLKVKKFWYQGTLTQMKLNLLNEDQFPKIPAALSFEGQADTHAHLLDRILFTRLAPAIRGADGLNRKKLRPPEDKLPPVASALRELASVSVHEKSYFAKRMPEFSLLVLQEKGEVTELYSLIRNREYQNISWMFGEGHRLDPDSDTLTILPGVRGSYPNDIFVVEGHELTGFVKGLKKIGLKRDFEAFHRKYSLSRRSPDFWRVFDQIQEVNRREDPAEAGYLDLSRYRMEVGRSPADP is encoded by the coding sequence ATGATGAGTGTTTTTGTTTTGTGGGCGCTCGGTTTCTCTGCCGTGGCCGGGGCGCAAACCCCCGCCACGGTCCCCGCATCCTACTTCCACGACCACATCCAGCCGATCTTCAACGCGCGCTGCATCTCCTGCCACAGCTGCTACGAATCGCCCTGCCAGATGAATCTGCAGAGCTACGCGGGCACCCAGCGCGGCGCCAACCTGCTTTCGGTCTATCAAGGCGACCGCCTTCAGGAGATGGCGCCCACGCGGATGTTCGAAGATGCCAAAGACACCCGCGAATGGCGCGAGAAGGAGTTCTTCGACGTTCTCGCCCACGGCGAGAAATCGGTGTTCTGGAGGCTCATCGAGATCGCCAAAAAGCGGACGAGCTATCCCAGCCTCACGGTCCGCGAGAACACCATGTGCGTGCGAACCGAGCGGGACGTCTTCGCCCTTGAGAAAAGCCATCCCGAATTTGCCATGCCTTACGCCTTACCGGCGTTGACCGCGGACGAGGAACTGAAGATCAAAACCTGGCTCAAGGCCGGCGCCCCCGGGGAAATCGAAACACTGCAGCTGAAAGGGCTTTCGCCGAAGGAGCTCAAGATCGTTCGCGACTGGGAGGCCTACCTCAACGCGAAGGACCTGAAATCGCGGCTCGTCGCGCGTTACCTTTTCGAGCATTTGTTCCTGGCCCGCTTCGCCTTTCCGGGAAAGCACTCTGGCTATCTGAAGCTTGCGCGGTCGTCGACCGGTTGCACGACGGCCATCACGCCCGTCCGCGCGCGCCAGCCGAACGACGACCCAGGCGTGAAAGAGTGGCACTACTGTTTCTACGAGGACGTCGGCGCAACGGTCGCGAAGAAACATATTCCCTACGAGATCAGCGAAAAGAAACTCGACTGGATCAAACGCAACTTCGCGCAAGAGAAATGGACGGCCCGCGAGTTCCCCTCGTTCGCCCGCGAGGTTTCGGGGAATCCCTTTGTCGCCTTTCGCGAAATTCCCGTGGCCGCGCGCTACCGGTTTTTGCTCGAAGACGCGCGTTACCACATCATGACGTTCATCAAAGGCCCGGTTTGTAACGGCAGCGTCGCGGTCAACGTCATCCGCGAACAGTTCTTCGTTTTCTTCATCGATCCCGCGAAGGACGTGATGCTTTTGGACCCCGAGTTCGCCCAAGAGTCCGAGCGGCTTTTGCTTCTGCCCGGGAACTTGGATGCCCGTCTGGGGCTCGTGCGCGCGTTCAAGGATTTTCAAGCCATCACCGAACTGCGCAATCGTTATCGGCAATTGAAGGCGCGGCAGCTCGAGAAGCGTTTTCCCAAGGGGCTCGACCTCTCGCACATCTGGAACGGGGAGGGGGAAAACCCCAACGCCTTGCTGACCGTCTTCCGTCACGACGACAATGCCGAAGTCGTTTTCGGAGCGAAAGGGGATCTTCCACGTACGGTCTTCATGTTGGACTATTCGATTTTTGAACGACTGGTCTACAACCTGGTCGTGAATTTCGACGTCTTCGGTGACGTCAAACATCAAGCCATGACCCGTCTTTACATGGACCTGATCCGTATGGAGGCCGAGAACAACTATCTCGATTTCTTGCCGCCCGAAGAGCGCTTGAAGGTCAAAAAATTCTGGTACCAGGGGACGCTCACGCAAATGAAGCTGAATCTCTTGAATGAGGACCAGTTTCCGAAAATTCCGGCGGCGCTTTCGTTCGAGGGGCAGGCCGACACACACGCGCATCTCCTGGATCGGATTCTTTTCACACGCCTTGCGCCCGCAATTCGCGGAGCCGACGGTTTGAACCGGAAGAAACTTCGCCCGCCCGAGGACAAACTTCCGCCGGTCGCGAGCGCGCTCCGTGAGCTGGCCTCGGTTTCGGTTCACGAAAAATCCTACTTCGCGAAACGGATGCCGGAGTTCTCGCTTCTGGTCCTTCAAGAGAAGGGCGAGGTCACCGAGTTGTATTCACTCATCCGCAACCGCGAGTACCAGAATATTTCGTGGATGTTCGGGGAGGGGCATCGTCTGGATCCCGACAGCGACACGCTGACGATCCTGCCGGGTGTGCGGGGATCTTATCCCAATGACATTTTCGTCGTGGAAGGGCATGAGCTCACGGGGTTCGTGAAAGGTCTAAAGAAAATCGGGCTGAAGCGCGACTTCGAAGCCTTTCATCGCAAGTATTCGCTCAGCCGTCGGTCCCCCGATTTTTGGCGGGTCTTCGACCAAATCCAAGAGGTGAATCGCCGGGAGGATCCCGCCGAGGCGGGATATCTGGATCTTTCCCGCTACCGGATGGAAGTGGGGCGCTCTCCGGCGGATCCGTAG
- a CDS encoding glutaredoxin, whose translation MRPLLSNELVVPNAQRCQEQFHPWIVKEVETLRTTHEWLVVGMKMNPVVKNARKYLDEQGIKYHYVGYGSYFSMWKPRLALKMWVGWPTYPMIFHKGKLVGGFVDLKRYLKG comes from the coding sequence ATGAGACCGCTACTGTCCAACGAACTGGTCGTCCCGAACGCGCAACGCTGCCAAGAGCAGTTTCACCCCTGGATCGTGAAAGAAGTCGAAACCCTGCGCACCACGCACGAGTGGCTCGTCGTCGGCATGAAGATGAATCCCGTCGTGAAAAACGCCCGTAAATATTTGGACGAGCAAGGAATCAAGTATCACTACGTGGGTTACGGCTCGTACTTCTCGATGTGGAAACCGCGCCTCGCCTTGAAGATGTGGGTGGGCTGGCCCACGTACCCGATGATCTTCCACAAGGGAAAACTCGTCGGCGGTTTCGTGGATTTGAAACGCTACCTGAAGGGCTAA
- a CDS encoding Fic family protein, which translates to MKADFKDRVGTWQVVKSGEETYKSYVPKPLPPKPEIDLSRLYPLIDKAVIAIGRLDGMSRILPDASLFIYMYVRKEALLSSQIEGTQSSLSDLLMYENAAAPGAPMDDVVEVSNYVSAMNYGLTRLKEFPLSLRIIREIHAELMRKGRGNLKQPGEFRTSQNWIGGSRPGNALFVPPPVGELMRVLGEFESFLHDPKVKMPVLVKAALAHVQFETIHPFLDGNGRLGRLLITFMLCMEGVLSEPLLYLSLYFKTHRERYYELLQSVRVTGNWEEWIEFFLVGVEETASQATETAHKVLTVFKNDRRKLEEASVSAGILSVFEVLQRRPICNTSIVREETGLSLPTVLRAFEILIQLGIVREITGKDRHKTFVYHDYLNILSQGTEPIKRSPTS; encoded by the coding sequence ATGAAGGCTGACTTTAAAGACAGAGTAGGAACATGGCAAGTCGTTAAAAGCGGCGAAGAGACCTACAAATCCTACGTGCCGAAGCCGCTTCCCCCGAAGCCAGAGATCGATCTTTCTCGGCTTTATCCGCTGATTGATAAGGCGGTGATTGCCATAGGTCGTCTCGATGGGATGAGTCGAATTCTGCCCGATGCATCGCTTTTCATCTATATGTACGTCCGCAAAGAAGCTCTCCTTTCTTCACAGATCGAGGGAACGCAGTCTTCACTTTCCGATCTATTAATGTACGAAAACGCCGCCGCTCCTGGTGCGCCGATGGATGACGTGGTTGAAGTCTCCAATTACGTTTCTGCGATGAACTACGGGTTAACGAGATTGAAAGAGTTCCCTCTCTCGCTGCGGATCATTCGGGAAATTCATGCCGAACTCATGCGCAAAGGTCGCGGCAACTTGAAGCAACCGGGCGAATTCCGGACTTCCCAGAATTGGATCGGCGGAAGCCGCCCAGGGAATGCTTTGTTTGTTCCGCCTCCGGTGGGCGAGCTGATGAGAGTTCTCGGCGAATTCGAAAGCTTCCTGCACGATCCGAAAGTCAAAATGCCCGTCCTGGTGAAGGCCGCGTTGGCGCATGTTCAGTTCGAAACGATTCACCCCTTTTTGGATGGAAACGGCCGTCTGGGGCGACTGCTCATTACATTCATGCTTTGCATGGAAGGAGTTCTGTCGGAGCCTCTTCTTTACTTGAGTTTGTATTTCAAAACTCATCGTGAGCGTTATTACGAGCTTTTGCAGTCCGTACGGGTCACCGGCAACTGGGAGGAGTGGATCGAGTTCTTCCTCGTTGGGGTCGAGGAAACCGCGTCGCAAGCGACAGAGACCGCGCACAAAGTTCTGACCGTTTTCAAAAATGATCGCCGTAAACTGGAAGAGGCGTCAGTTTCCGCGGGTATTCTTTCGGTTTTCGAAGTGTTGCAGCGCCGACCCATATGCAATACGTCGATTGTCCGCGAGGAAACGGGACTCTCTTTGCCGACGGTTCTTCGGGCTTTCGAAATTTTGATTCAGTTGGGGATTGTCCGTGAAATCACCGGTAAGGATCGGCACAAGACGTTCGTGTATCACGACTATCTCAATATTCTTTCGCAAGGAACCGAGCCGATCAAGAGGTCGCCGACCTCGTAA
- a CDS encoding ATP-binding cassette domain-containing protein, producing MSVPASPSFTSSTYRRLAGLARTERAFLAWGMLFLILSSGAGLVYPQLVRWMVDNVLQPKNYALLNQVVIALFAAFTLQALTSSARYYFFTLAGERIVLRLRRDLFHRILNQDIAFFDFNRTGELMSRLASDCTTLQNTVSVNISQGLRNLGQVVGGLGFMFYTSWKLSLVMLVLVPPVAVFANFFGKRIRQHAKNFQQSIADASIVAEESISGVRTVKSFVQESTELERYDGALGVALTTAKARITSIAQFMTLAMLIGFAAVSFVLWYGGREVVLGSMSVGDLTQFLLYLMIVAIGVGSLGSLWGDMMAGVGASERVFDILERDSEIHGGGRKLERLEGRIEFRDVEFAYPSRADVPVLRQMNFHIEPGEAVALVGGSGGGKTTVASLLTRFYDPRAGSIEVDGVNLREFDLAWLRERIGIVSQEPVLISSTIEENIRYGRPEATTDEVIAAARSANAHDFIAAFPEGYRTLVGEKGIQLSGGQKQRVAIARALLKDPRILILDEATSNLDTASEHLVQEALSRLMKGRTTLIIAHRLATVKDADRIFVLDQGQIQQVGSHEELAADRQGLYFQLLQRQFITRSATS from the coding sequence ATGTCCGTCCCGGCGTCCCCCTCATTCACGTCCTCGACCTACCGCCGCTTAGCGGGACTGGCGCGGACGGAGCGGGCCTTCCTCGCTTGGGGAATGCTGTTCCTGATTTTGTCGAGCGGCGCCGGCCTCGTTTATCCGCAGCTCGTGCGCTGGATGGTGGACAACGTGCTCCAGCCGAAGAACTACGCCCTGCTCAATCAAGTCGTGATCGCGCTGTTCGCGGCCTTCACGTTGCAAGCCCTCACCTCGAGCGCGCGCTACTACTTCTTCACGCTGGCGGGCGAGCGCATCGTGCTGCGACTACGGCGCGATCTTTTTCACCGCATCCTGAATCAAGACATCGCCTTCTTCGACTTCAACCGCACGGGCGAACTGATGTCGCGGCTCGCTTCGGACTGCACCACTTTGCAGAACACCGTCAGCGTCAACATCTCGCAGGGACTGCGCAATCTGGGGCAGGTCGTGGGCGGGCTCGGTTTCATGTTCTACACCTCGTGGAAACTGTCCCTCGTGATGCTGGTGCTCGTGCCCCCCGTCGCGGTCTTCGCGAACTTTTTCGGTAAACGTATCCGTCAGCACGCCAAGAATTTTCAGCAATCCATCGCCGACGCCTCCATCGTGGCGGAAGAGTCCATCTCGGGCGTGCGCACGGTGAAGTCCTTCGTGCAAGAGTCCACGGAGCTTGAACGTTACGACGGCGCGCTCGGCGTGGCGCTCACGACCGCGAAGGCGCGCATCACCAGCATCGCGCAGTTCATGACGCTCGCCATGCTGATCGGCTTCGCCGCCGTGTCGTTCGTGCTATGGTACGGAGGGCGCGAGGTCGTGCTGGGCTCCATGTCCGTGGGCGATCTGACACAGTTCCTGCTTTATTTGATGATCGTCGCCATCGGCGTGGGCTCTCTCGGAAGTTTATGGGGCGACATGATGGCCGGGGTTGGCGCTTCAGAGCGGGTCTTCGACATCCTGGAACGCGATTCCGAAATTCACGGCGGCGGGCGGAAGCTGGAGCGCCTGGAGGGGCGCATCGAATTCCGCGACGTGGAGTTCGCCTATCCCAGCCGTGCCGACGTTCCGGTCCTGCGGCAAATGAACTTTCACATCGAGCCCGGCGAAGCCGTCGCATTGGTTGGCGGTTCCGGCGGCGGCAAGACGACGGTGGCGTCGCTCCTGACCCGTTTTTACGATCCCCGCGCGGGCTCCATCGAAGTCGACGGGGTGAACTTGCGTGAGTTCGATCTCGCGTGGCTGCGCGAGCGCATCGGCATCGTCTCGCAAGAGCCGGTTTTGATTTCCTCCACGATCGAAGAGAACATCCGCTATGGCCGACCCGAGGCGACCACGGACGAAGTGATCGCGGCGGCCCGCTCGGCCAATGCCCATGACTTCATCGCGGCTTTTCCTGAAGGCTACCGCACTCTCGTCGGCGAAAAAGGGATTCAACTCTCGGGCGGGCAAAAGCAAAGGGTCGCCATCGCCCGCGCTCTTTTGAAAGACCCGCGCATCTTGATTTTGGATGAGGCCACGTCCAATCTCGATACCGCCTCGGAGCACCTGGTGCAAGAGGCGCTGTCGCGGCTGATGAAGGGGCGCACGACGCTCATCATCGCCCACCGGTTGGCGACGGTGAAGGACGCGGACCGCATCTTCGTGCTGGACCAGGGCCAGATCCAGCAGGTGGGTTCGCACGAGGAACTCGCCGCCGATCGACAAGGTTTGTATTTCCAACTTCTGCAACGTCAATTCATTACGAGGTCGGCGACCTCTTGA
- a CDS encoding winged helix-turn-helix transcriptional regulator, whose translation MLESIFGNATAEKVLMFIHHHGEAHLGAIAADFAISKAAVRQQLNRFERGGVLVSKEMGRTRIYTFNRKSPLTRPVRELVEMAYDQLSISEKEKTFPSRRRPRRKGKPVT comes from the coding sequence ATGCTTGAATCCATCTTTGGCAATGCCACGGCGGAAAAGGTCCTCATGTTCATTCACCATCACGGCGAAGCCCATCTGGGGGCGATCGCCGCGGATTTCGCGATTTCCAAAGCGGCCGTGCGCCAGCAGCTGAACCGCTTCGAGCGGGGCGGAGTCTTGGTTTCAAAAGAGATGGGGCGCACCCGGATCTATACATTCAACCGCAAGTCACCGCTGACGCGGCCTGTGCGTGAGCTCGTGGAAATGGCCTACGACCAGCTCTCGATTTCTGAGAAAGAGAAGACATTTCCTTCGCGTCGTCGTCCCCGCCGTAAAGGAAAGCCGGTCACTTGA
- a CDS encoding YheU family protein, which produces MNPQAAPPVEVPWTELSEDALNGVLESFVLREGTDYGREEVQLATKIDQVRRQLQRGDIKIVFDPTSESIQLLTAQEFRRLTKNAPTERHWEAEP; this is translated from the coding sequence ATGAATCCGCAAGCCGCACCCCCGGTCGAAGTCCCGTGGACGGAGCTCAGCGAAGACGCCCTGAACGGCGTGCTGGAGAGCTTCGTCCTGCGCGAGGGCACCGACTACGGCCGCGAAGAGGTGCAGCTCGCGACCAAAATCGATCAGGTTCGCCGCCAACTTCAGCGCGGCGATATCAAGATCGTTTTCGATCCCACCTCCGAAAGCATCCAGCTTTTGACCGCGCAGGAGTTCCGTCGTCTGACGAAAAATGCGCCCACCGAGCGGCACTGGGAAGCAGAGCCTTAG